A segment of the Anomalospiza imberbis isolate Cuckoo-Finch-1a 21T00152 chromosome 16, ASM3175350v1, whole genome shotgun sequence genome:
GCCTCGTTGGCCTCGCTGATGAGCAGCGTGTGCTGGTGCAGGACACTGAGGTTAAGTGGGCTGTTTCATTGAAATCTCGTCCAGCCAGTGCACCTCTGAGCTCTCCAGGGCACTCATCACACGCTGAAAATCCTTTTGGAGGCAAGACTGGACGTGTTTTCCTTGTGCAAGACAGTGTCTGCTAAAACAAAGCTGGCTCATGtgaaaagcaattttcttttctttttctttcctttttttttttttccctgtcgCTTTAGACATCCTGCAGATTGATAATCTGTGGCCATTAGAGAATCTGACTAAACTGCAGCTGGACAACAACGTCATTGAGAAGATAGAAGGTCTGGAGAGTCTGGTTCACCTTGTATGGCTTGGTGAGATTCAGACAGAGGAGGGTGGATGCCTTTGCAGGTGCAGAGCAATCTGTGATAAACCTAGATGTCACCTTCCTTCTCAAACACGACTGATAGGAGCTTACCCTGGGAAGGCTGTCAGCTGTCTGTGTGTCTCCTTATTTGACTGTCAAATGTCAAAATGCCTGAGTATCAGAGCTGCAAAACAATCCTTCAAATGTTTAAAAACTGGGTTTAATATGTTTGATGTGGCAGGAACAGGAGACTGAGGTTTCAAGGTTGTTTCCAAGGTTTGTATTGTGTTTAGGGGTGACTTTCAGGAATATTTATGGAAACACCTCTGTGATTTAGAAGCCTGCATTCTGTTTCCGAAGCTGCTGCAGGCGTTCCAAAGCCTACAACCCCAATATCCTTAAGGGCTTGGTGTCATCCTTGTCCCAAGGAGTGCCCATCCTTGTAGCCTTATGTGACTGCTTGCAGCTACACAGATGCACAGCTTAGAGCATTCCCTGGAACTGCAGCCACGTTGCTGGCTGGAATTCTAAATATATCCTCAGCATGCAGGGCTTGAGCTCATAAGCATGTTGGGAAATGTCTAATGGGTTCTTCCACCCAGTTGTTTGCACTGTGCTGCTCCACAGATGACTGAGGCACTTGTGAATCACCAGCTGATCAGTGTAAGCACAGTGTTTTGAAGCACACTCACTTATTTTGTTTGCCCAAAGGCTGcagtggctcagctgctgctgtacAAGTGTCTCAGCCACCCAAGAGACCTCATAAAATGTTTTTGGACTTTTGGCTTGCTCAGTACCAGTCCAAAGGCAAATCCTGCCCTTAGTCATGGTGAGCGTAGGTGTTAGGAGAGATGTTCTGCCAGGGGAAGAGGACATTTCAATAAGTGAAACAGCTAAAGTGAGCCTTTGCATAATTCCACTGACATGGAACTGCTTTATCTTGGTCCTGTGGGAGTGACCACAACTGTGGCATTGGTGTGGCAGGACAGAGTCTGCAAGAAACAAGACAGTGGAGATTTATCACAAAAATTCCCCTCTAAGGGCATTTCCTCACCTCTTGTTTTGTGTTTCCCCGTAAGGCAGAAGTCCCTTTCAGGCTGTGTATGTGGACTCTGCGTGGACTAACTGCAGCTTTTCCTCTCATTTAAAAGTTGCACAGACAATTGCAAGGAGTAGATGGGAATAAAGGATGATTTAATGCTGAGCATTTCCTGTGGGACCTGGACCACCCCTGAGAAAAATCTGTACCTAAACTGCTACATCTAGAACTAAAGGGCAGAATCAGGGTGTTCTGCAATAAATAATTTGATGCTTGATTTATAAATTCTTCCCCAGACCTGTCCTTCAACAATATTGAAGTAATTGAGGGCCTGGATACTCTTGTCAAACTGCAGGACCTCAGTCTCTACAATAACAGAATATCTAAAATTGAGCACATGGACACATTGCAAGAGCTGCAGATTTTCTCCATAGGGAAGAATAACCTGACCATTCTGGAAGATGTGAGTGTTCCCTGGCTTTGCAAATATTCCCTGCTGAAGGATCAGATATTCTAAAACTGGCATTTGCCATTGTGTCCAAGCCCCTCCTTAGGTGATAAAATTCTTCTTAGGACTTCTAAGTAGTCTGAGCTATGGTTTTGGTCCTCTGGTGTTAAGTGCTTACTGCAGCCATTTTTCTTTTAGATTATTGACTCATGGGGGCCCAGTTCTGTGACTGCTCTCAGCCATGGCAAAATTCCTATTGGCTCCCATGAAagctagaaaaggaaaaagtggCTGCACATTAGAAAAGGGGGGAGGCTAGGATTTATTTGGGGTTCTTTTGAGGGCATCTTACCAATTTAGGACCTGTGATTTGTGCAGCCCATCTGCCTCCTCTCTCCACCCATTGTCTAGATTCTGCCAGCGTGAATTTAAgtatttcctttcccaaaacCATTAGAAACTCATAATTGACTGTCGTGTGAAtttggcagcagagcagaataCATATTGCAGCTCAACTGtaataaaagcaataaattcCAAGGCTGTGTTTCCTCAGCACTGGGAAATACAGAGCTCTTTCCCTTTGGCACAGGTTATCTATCTCAGGAGGTTAAAAAGCTTACAGACACTGAACCTCAGTGGGAACCCTTTCTGCAGTGAAGAGCACTACAGGCTGTTTGTTGTTGCTCATCTTCCAAGCCTGGTGTACTTGGACTTCAAGCTCGTGAGAAACTCCACGGTGAGATTTCTGCATTCCCTGATTGGGAAATCAGGCAACAGCATCTTACAGAGCCTTTGCTTTGTTGGTGTGCCAGCAATATTCCAGCACTGGGGGCAGGTTCCCCGCAGAAATCAGGCTCACAGAAACACACAGTGTTTATTCTGCTTCCACATAACAGCTGTGAACCTGTAGGCCAAATTCTGTCAAATCTGACAGAGAGGTAGAGGTGTCAGAAGCATGATGTCTTCACAGATTTTGTGAAAATCAGCAGCTGTGTGGGGGAGAGGGGCCTGGTTCGTGTTGCCACAGAGAGGCTGCAGTGTGAGTGCGAGTCTTCTTAGAGAATCTCAGAGGAAATCAGTCTGGAGACATGGATCCAGGGGGAAGGAGCCTTGGTGgtcctgctgctcacagagTGATTTCTTTCAGTAGCAAACTGACAATCCAGGCAAGCAGGTGCCTGGATGCACTTCCCACTTTTGATTTCTGAGAATAAGACTCTTCATCCTCAGCAGTAACCAGTGGAGCTGCTTTATCATTCCAGGGCTCAAAGGAACAAAGAGAGATTTTTGTtcaaggtttggggttttttttagtaacCAAAGAACATGATTAATTGTAAATTTGCTTGTCACAGAGCAGGACCTGTACTTGGAATGTACATTGCTCTTGCCATAGGACTGGAAGTGCATTCCAGGTCATGGAATGCAGCCCCTGCTCATCAGGGACGTCTGAGAATTGCATAGTTAAATTTGTCAAGCTTCAGTTTCAAGCTAATGAGGTGCTTGCCCCTGGTACTACCTCGCCATCCACTCCTCCAAAGAACCTTCTCCTCCCTAGAAAATGTATTAACCTCGCTGACTGATCAAATTGGAGCTCAAATTCTAGAAGTCAAAATAGAACTTCCTgctaaaagaggaaaaaaaaacaactctaaAGATGAGaaaatggagagagaaaagcTTCTTGCAACTGAATTATCTGATGCACTGAATGCAGAAACAGAGCAATATGCCAGCAAAAAATGGGATGAGGATTAGATTAGAAACTTCCTAAGTAGTTTAATAAAAAGCCCATGAGGAAATGGAGAGGCAGATGGCACTCTGGTGCATGTTCTAGAAAGATCAGTTGCTTACGCCCTGACTCATTGAGCAATGTTGGATAATctaatacaaatattttatttatatttctcagagagaagctgcagctttaAAGTATCAAGATCTTACTAAGCTATTGGAGCAAGAGGAGGCTCGGGTCCTTGCTCTGCAGGAGGTAAAAGATGCAAAGCAGAAAGAGCTGGAGTACCACCAGGTAAGTTTTCTTTGGCTGGCTATGTATTGTCTCAGGAGAAAGAAGCACAACACATACTGACTTGTCTTCTCCCTGCTTGAAGATTTAATGAGAGGTTAACATCAACGCTGCTAAAACTAAGGCTCAGATTAATCTCTGTGATCTCTGAATCTTATCTTTTGGATGGaaacaggagctgctgtggaaTACACATGACGTGGAGGAACATAATTCTTTGAGCTGAACAATGAAACTACAGATAGAGACCCTGCAAAGCTAAATAGTAAATCATACCCAGGGAGCTTATCAGCCTGACGTGAGATTAAGAAAATTACAGGTCTGAGGGAAATGTTAACGTTTTCATAGTgaagtgtcttttttttttctccttcacacTAAGTCAAGCTTTTCATTAGTTTTATGGTTAAACTCTCCAGGACTTTTGGAGATCACAGTAGTCCTTTGAACGGGCTGAAAGCAAGACCAGGTGGAATGGTGCTTTCAGTTGTAGCCTGGCTCTGTATTCCAGACCTCTAGAAGATCAGAGTGGCTTAAGTTGAGTGCTTAGTGCCAGGGAGGATGCTGCAACTCTTCCCTTTGTCCCTCCCCAAAGTTCACCAACTCCTTATCTAGAGTGACTCTTGCTCTGAGTCACTCTATTGCAAGGCTAAATAACCTTGCAATAAGTGTTTGTATGTGGTAATGTCTTAAACTAGcaactggcacaggctgcccagagaagctgtggctgccccatccctgaagagTTCCTGACCAGATTGGATGGgccttggagcaacctgggagagtggaaggtgtctctgtccatggcagggggtgtgactggatgatctttaatgtcccttccaacccaaaccattttatgattcgGTGATCTGATACAAGATGAAACAGTGTTTTCTATCCTTAGGCTACAGAGCTGTAGCAGCAAAGCCCCTGGGATGGGTTTCACTCCAGTTGCAAGGCGCTTTCGTGGCTTGCTTGGTGTTTCTGCTGTGTTCATGTAACTGTGTCTGCACccatgttctgctgctgctgtggtgctTATAGGAGAGACACATCCTGAGGACTGGCAGCAGGCTGGTGTCTCtattttacttattttgctCTGTTTCTCTTCAAAGGCAGCCTTTGTTGAGTACCTGAATGGATCATTCCTGTTTGACAGTCTGCATGCAGAGGATACAGAAGCTGCCAAACTGGCTTCCCTCCCTGGAGTGGGGGACCTGCTGCAGGCATATCCTTCCTGGGTTTGGAATACCTACAGCTGACAGGTAATGCCTTGAGTTAAGAAGGAAGTGCATCCACAGGGACTCTTCATCTGTTGCTTTTGTCCAGAGCTGAAAGCTACATTGATCTAAGATCTGAGGCAGTCTGTGTTCAATTTTGGAACGGTACCAAAAGTTACACTACAAGGCTGTGAGACCACTGACAGCTTTAAGGCATGATATCTTGTGAAATATGAGGGCTCCAAACAAATGGTTTATATTACTGACAAGCCGGCCAGCCCAGCTTGAGACAGCCCATTTGTAAAACCACTCATTTCTATCCCCAACAGGTCATGAGATCCCAGCATTTTAAATTCTCACTGCTGTAATTACCatattccttttccttcccttgaaTCAAACACGATTTTGGTAGCCTCCTTTCCTGACCCTTCAAAAATCAAGACTTTTTACTTTCTTTAAGTCTGGAATCCACTTAAAGTTTAAAATGAGCTGGAAGATAAATCTCTGTCGGTTGGATTGTAAGAGCACAGTTGCTAAAATCATGTTGAAATTGAAGTGGTAGGAGATAGGAACAGACTAATCAGAATGATACAAGTCGCATATCTCACAACCTGCCAGAACTGGCAACGTGAAGTTTCCAGGCCAGCACATTTTTCTGATCATTGCTCCTACACGGGAGAGCAGAAAgcagacacttttttttctttttatttttctcattcagATTAATAGAGTATTGTCAAGGCCAGTAACTTGACCTTCCTTAAAATTGCATTACACTGTTGGGGAAAAATGCATTATGGCTTAACTACAATAGACTCCAGAAACAATTCCATTGCCAAGATAatagcagaagaaaaattgaCGTTATTTTTGTGATGCTACCAAGTCAGTAGTTTATTCTGTGCTCTGGCTGTGGGCTCCAGAGCTGTATTTATTAACTACACAGGCACTGTATTCACACTTGTGAAGACAGATAGGGTTGTAGgcttccttctgctgctgtgtcagAAGAGTCAGACAAGtgaatgtattttcttctcttcctcaaggcctttttcccctctcaaGTTGCCATAGCTTTCTCTATACCCTTAAGGCAGCAAAATCCTATGCATAAAACGTGAACGGGTGACCCAGTCCTGCCCCAGACAGAATATTTGGCAGCTCCCAGCAAGAACCACAGAGTTTACATAAAAGTAGCTAGTAGCTCTTGATGCTCAGATTTGCAGAGGCAGAAGGAACATAACGTGTTGCTCCACTGAGCAAGCAAAAGACCTTGACTCTGCTGTCACATACAAGAAGGAGTTTGTCTTAGTTTGTGAGAACCTGTATAAATATGGACTGGAAGAGTATGAAAAACGAGAAGCTGAGGTCTCTAAATTCTACAAAAGACTCCATGAAATTCTGGCAGTCAACCAGCAAGAAAGCAAGAGAATAATCTCAGACTTTGAGAGTCGGAACCAAAGGGTAATGTTatacttttgtttgtttgatacATGACTTCTCTGCATCCTATACCAGCTTTTAATTTTGCTGAAAATGGGGGTAACTACATTAAATATAGGAAAATTATTCTGGATTGACAGTGCTGTAATGGAAATTAATACTTGATCCCTAATGACAGAATCACAGCGTGGTTGAGGGTGGAAGGGATCTCTGGAAGTCATCTGGTTCTGGTCAAGGAGGATCACTCACAGCAGGCTGTCCAGGACTgtgaatatctccaaggatggagactccacagcccCTTTGGGAAACCTCTTCCAGTGCTCACTCACTAATATTTCCTTATGTGTTTCTTACAACATAAATTTATACAAAGAAAAATTGGTTTATTAGCTAATATAATGTCATTGACATAATGTGAaaagttttttaatattttatgtaggaaaaaaaatggggattgAAATTTCTACCCTTTGGGCAAACTACAACCAGCTAACACAGCCTTTATATATACTGGGAATTCAGTGTAGAACAAAACTAATATGTCATAATGTTATCATCTATAAAGGTAAAAGTCCTTCAAGTGTTTACAAAAAATGTGGCTAAACAGGGTGgagttttttacttttttttttcccatccagAAAAGTTATCAATAtttaagaaaatggaaatgctCAACCttccttttaatttaaatatttctataaaGTTGATTTTTAAGATAGATAGATGTTTACTGCTACTCCCCTTCTATTTGAAGCCTCCAATAGCTCTTCCCTCAttgaaaaaacaggaagaaaaggaaggaaattgcAGGGTATTCAGtttattttcaagtaattttctGCTTCAGTTCATTTTCTCAACAACAGCTCAAATAActataaccaaaaaaaaaattagagaaagttattttaatgtatttctagTCCTTTAAAGCAGAAACTCTCTCTTTTCATTATGCTCAATTACAGCCACCCATTGTGGCTGCTCAGGGCGTAGCTTCTAGCTGGATCCTTTTCTAACCATGTATAATAGATGGATCATGACTTtgtttccacaggaaaaaaaaaaaaaaaataaaataagggaGGGGTAAAGCCTGGTAACACTGTCAGCTGAGAGAGCAAGTCCCTGACAAGTGACACCAGCAGAGCCACAAGCGCTGGCTCCCGCTGGAAACCAGGTCACTTTTATTTCAGTGCCCGTCACTGGCTGACAGCTGctgagtcactctgctcctggggccTTGAACCTTGCTGACTCACGTTGGAAATCTgcatccagcagctccaggggctggCAGCGCTACCAGAGTCACAGAACtgcagaatggtttgggttggaagggacctaaaagaTCATCAGAAGTTTGATTTGAATATTCAGTTAAGTTGTGCTTGAATTCTCACTGTATCTTCCATGAAATAAGCCTAAACCAGCAAAGCAAACCCTGCAAAACCTATGTTATaaatgccaatcacttgtttcaaaaatttagaaagtttaataaaaataaaatagttataaaaaataatacaaatgtagtaataaaggttacacaattagagttaggacaattaatgagacaataacagcaaagagttacagcccgggctgggtacccctctctggacaaaagtaagccaggaaaaggggggaccctgttaaaagaaattttactcCTTAAAAAGGGTAATCTGTTGcatatacaaaacactttataaatatgcatatattttatttaaaacaagaaatccatctggTACGTGTCAAAAATTTTCTATAATCCCCAGGCGCCTTCCAGTCTAAGTCCAGCTTGAAAAAGTTCATTTCCGTTgataaggaaaaccataaactcctctcctttggaaaatttatgggtttctgtaattgttatctctgtgcaaagaatttttttattatcttttccttttcttgagctaattaaaagaatacacacataatttctattttaactgctaaagcttacaaaactacatttactatattattaaaatgttaatacaacataactttccaacctagcataatacatatagtaaatatctgcgtagagccatataatatgcatttttcacacctacaaaaacaaagaaacagcaacaaaacccaaagatACACAGCTGAGGTCAGATTTTACCCCTTCACCTCTGTCTGACCTACAGGCTCAGCTATGGATTGGGCTGCAAGGGGTGAAAAGAGAGAATGGCCTTAAGCTAAAGGAGGGGTGGcttagatgggatattaggaagaaatccttccctgtgagggtggggaggccctggcacagattcccacagaagctgtgcctgccccatccctggaagtgtcccaggccaggttggacagggcttggagccacctgggatagtggaaggtgtccctgcccatggcagggggtgagactggatgatctttaaggtctgtctcaacccaaaccattccgggattctgtgattctctatAAACAGGACACAGGGTTCAGCATGCCaattttcatataaatattAGAGGAGTTTGTATCAAAACTGAACACAGTGTTTTAACATCATTTCCCCATCATTTAAAATTGCTGGAGGAGTTTAAAAGGCATAGAGGTCCCAACAGACTGCAGTCTGTGAGCTGTTCTTAGGCTGTTTGTCTGTCTGTAATCCTTTCATGTAAACTTGGGTAACCTGTAAAATCACTGTGCACTCTGAAGTTGGTTACGGAGGATTAAAGGCCTTGAACTTTGAAGTTATTGCTCCCAGAGGTGCAGCTTGAGTGGCTCTGGAGCCTTTTGAGCCTCCTAACTTGTTTACATTAGAAAAGAAGACACCTTGTTCACCCCTTCCCCCTTTTAAACTGCAAAGTTTGGGTAATCCACCCCATTTCCAAACACAAGCCTTGGCAGGGTTTTTTAACACAATTCTTTATTTCACCCCATTCCATTCCCTCTCAGGAGAGTGGATTAGACATAataaaacatatatatttttcctccttttttaaGCAGTTGATTGTTAACTGATTTTAAACAGACTTGAAAATAACACATGCAGCacaagaggattttttttgatCCAAGCAAACATAAATCTTGCCTGATACAAAAGTGACATC
Coding sequences within it:
- the DRC3 gene encoding dynein regulatory complex subunit 3 — its product is MSQFFNNIEPNIIDDEMLQKAIEEKCPEDLGDIAREESINVKVVTELQFSFKNILQIDNLWPLENLTKLQLDNNVIEKIEGLESLVHLVWLDLSFNNIEVIEGLDTLVKLQDLSLYNNRISKIEHMDTLQELQIFSIGKNNLTILEDVIYLRRLKSLQTLNLSGNPFCSEEHYRLFVVAHLPSLVYLDFKLVRNSTREAAALKYQDLTKLLEQEEARVLALQEVKDAKQKELEYHQAAFVEYLNGSFLFDSLHAEDTEAAKLASLPGVGDLLQAYKKEFVLVCENLYKYGLEEYEKREAEVSKFYKRLHEILAVNQQESKRIISDFESRNQRRLDELSQAGSGETAESKRAQGKEDINQLWDALMTLEALVSYDLEELLQDFKRSIDVIASTFTESIQGMFSQCRDLENQHHEKLMEIAMATLKKLDRCELEEDSPDDLRRLFEDKNTIVNIINMSHSIRLRKIDKRESDMLCNTYQWQISVTGKAFQTESDRNRACIKKIICFINTLQKELDSTVILEPTE